A portion of the candidate division KSB1 bacterium genome contains these proteins:
- a CDS encoding CRISPR-associated primase-polymerase type A1, which translates to MFLFNQLTELDTLSAAWEKVLLSGGAPGSDNVSVDEFEENASEQLEELAAELHSGAYQPLPLKTFTVRKEDGGERVLHIPAVRDRIVQQAVVLVLQPIYEKIFHNCSYAYRPGRSALKAVERVERHLKKGRHWVLNLDIEDFFDMINRQILLQEMGRTIDDDRLLKLIHVILQNYEKPDGRGIAQGTCCSPLFSNIYLHPLDDALCRASWQYIRYSDNLLVLDYTEELVREAFQKIEVELQALELAYHPDKTEIVHLKDGFSFLGFHFDLNGRRPDKASYNRLEQSVSSLLGKFLALNRHQWEEKLDALVRGWLNYYRLDRQTNFTQLAAQIDRIPEEGDELKKTLVKAALALQAEGEAKARSLLQTAVDLPCSDTETLVRFATLCERVGLDAVARDALTTAYRLDPSSGEAAFALGLFYLREGRRDAALRWLQKAVQNAPEKGDYHFALGAALQDFSLFGAADKLFVRAVELKPELKSLLEPPHKEEAPPVFTQEHVQRFREMFQGREGIHAVQWLSADGRSGYMPVKRPIEAEDIARHFAGQTTLAMYLVRMDQTVRHLVFDIDLVKSAQEFLERPEERDLWRRRAWSETRKLQQLLQTLGLPAYAEDSGYKGYHLWIFIKEPTPAEQVVKLAKKILACNRAAPEVHIEYFPAQSRVSADACGPLIKLPLGLHLLTRRRCVWVGADGLPVPDPMAELLNIRTVSAEQIRAALRRLAEPKLPVASPLPPEEQKRVEAVMNGCRVLHWLAEKAERQQHLTHLERLTLLGVLGHLGEAGRQKLHEIIGHTLNYDARITEKWFRRPHRLPLSCPKIRLRHQEVTPRLGCNCRLPEKAGGYPSPLLYADAEAVVRLKKELQAGVKPEQAPAERVKAEPPQAQAVEAASVPSASLDRLVGLFLACSRKKRRLEQQLAELEKELDRLAAQCGCDRFDTLYGRLQRVKINGELKWILEI; encoded by the coding sequence ATGTTCTTGTTCAATCAACTTACCGAGCTCGACACTCTCTCCGCCGCCTGGGAAAAAGTGCTGCTGAGCGGCGGCGCGCCGGGAAGCGACAACGTTTCGGTCGATGAATTCGAAGAAAACGCCTCCGAACAGCTCGAAGAGCTGGCCGCCGAGCTGCACAGCGGCGCCTATCAGCCGCTGCCGCTGAAAACGTTCACCGTGCGCAAAGAAGACGGCGGCGAGCGCGTTCTGCACATTCCGGCAGTGCGCGACCGCATCGTCCAGCAGGCCGTCGTGCTCGTGCTGCAGCCGATTTATGAAAAGATCTTTCACAACTGCAGCTATGCCTATCGGCCGGGCCGCTCGGCCCTCAAGGCCGTCGAGCGGGTGGAACGTCACCTGAAAAAGGGCCGACACTGGGTGCTCAACCTCGACATCGAAGACTTTTTCGACATGATCAATCGGCAGATCCTGCTGCAGGAGATGGGCCGCACGATCGACGACGACCGACTGCTCAAACTCATCCATGTAATTCTGCAGAATTACGAAAAGCCCGACGGCCGCGGCATCGCCCAGGGAACCTGCTGCAGTCCCCTCTTTTCCAACATCTATCTCCACCCGCTCGACGACGCCCTCTGCCGCGCTTCCTGGCAGTATATCCGCTATTCCGATAACCTGCTCGTGCTCGATTACACCGAAGAGCTCGTCCGCGAAGCGTTTCAAAAAATCGAAGTCGAACTGCAGGCGTTGGAATTGGCTTATCACCCGGACAAAACAGAGATCGTCCACCTCAAGGACGGCTTTTCCTTTCTCGGCTTTCATTTCGACCTGAACGGCCGCCGACCCGACAAGGCTTCCTACAACCGCCTGGAACAATCGGTCAGCTCGCTGCTCGGCAAATTTTTAGCGCTCAATCGGCACCAGTGGGAGGAAAAGCTGGACGCTCTGGTGCGGGGCTGGCTGAACTATTATCGCCTGGATCGGCAGACGAATTTTACCCAGCTGGCGGCGCAGATCGACCGCATTCCGGAAGAAGGTGACGAGCTGAAAAAGACCCTCGTAAAAGCAGCTTTGGCGCTGCAGGCCGAAGGCGAGGCGAAGGCGCGCAGCCTGCTGCAGACCGCCGTCGACCTGCCCTGCTCCGACACCGAAACCCTGGTACGTTTTGCAACCCTGTGCGAACGCGTCGGTTTGGACGCCGTCGCCCGCGACGCCCTGACCACCGCTTATCGGCTCGACCCTTCCTCCGGCGAAGCCGCCTTTGCCCTCGGCCTGTTCTACCTGCGCGAGGGCCGCCGCGACGCCGCCCTGCGCTGGCTGCAAAAGGCCGTCCAGAATGCTCCCGAAAAGGGCGACTATCACTTTGCTCTCGGCGCCGCGCTGCAGGATTTTTCGCTCTTCGGCGCCGCCGACAAACTGTTCGTCAGAGCGGTGGAACTCAAACCGGAACTCAAATCCCTGCTCGAGCCGCCGCATAAGGAAGAGGCGCCGCCCGTCTTTACCCAGGAGCACGTTCAGCGCTTTCGCGAAATGTTCCAAGGCCGCGAAGGAATCCATGCCGTGCAGTGGCTCAGCGCCGACGGTCGGTCGGGATACATGCCCGTCAAGCGACCCATCGAGGCGGAAGACATTGCCCGCCATTTTGCCGGCCAAACCACGCTGGCCATGTATCTCGTGCGCATGGACCAAACCGTGCGCCATCTGGTGTTCGACATCGATCTCGTCAAATCGGCGCAGGAATTTCTCGAACGCCCGGAGGAGCGCGACCTCTGGCGCCGGCGCGCCTGGAGCGAAACCCGCAAACTGCAGCAGCTGCTGCAGACGCTCGGCCTGCCCGCCTATGCCGAAGATTCGGGCTATAAAGGCTACCACCTGTGGATCTTTATCAAGGAGCCGACGCCGGCCGAACAGGTCGTTAAACTGGCCAAAAAAATCCTTGCCTGCAACCGCGCGGCTCCGGAAGTGCACATCGAATACTTTCCGGCGCAAAGCCGCGTGTCCGCCGACGCCTGCGGCCCGTTGATCAAGCTGCCGCTGGGCCTTCATCTTTTGACGCGCCGGCGCTGCGTCTGGGTGGGCGCCGACGGCCTGCCGGTCCCCGACCCTATGGCCGAGCTCCTAAACATCCGAACCGTCTCTGCGGAACAAATCCGCGCAGCCCTCCGGCGGCTCGCCGAACCCAAGCTGCCCGTCGCCTCTCCCCTGCCGCCCGAAGAGCAGAAACGCGTAGAGGCGGTCATGAACGGCTGCCGCGTGCTGCACTGGCTCGCCGAAAAGGCCGAAAGACAACAGCATCTGACCCACCTCGAACGCCTGACCCTGCTGGGAGTGCTCGGCCACCTGGGCGAAGCAGGACGGCAAAAGCTGCACGAAATCATCGGTCACACGCTCAACTATGACGCCCGCATTACGGAAAAATGGTTTCGCCGGCCCCACCGCCTGCCTTTGAGCTGCCCGAAAATCCGCCTGCGGCATCAGGAGGTCACGCCGCGGCTCGGCTGCAATTGCCGCCTGCCGGAAAAAGCGGGCGGCTATCCCTCGCCGCTCCTATACGCCGACGCCGAAGCCGTCGTTCGGTTGAAGAAAGAGCTTCAGGCCGGAGTTAAGCCGGAACAAGCGCCGGCCGAACGGGTGAAGGCCGAGCCGCCGCAGGCCCAGGCCGTCGAGGCTGCATCCGTGCCGTCGGCTTCGCTCGACCGCCTGGTGGGCCTCTTTCTCGCCTGCAGCCGCAAAAAGCGGCGGCTCGAACAGCAACTCGCCGAATTGGAAAAAGAGCTCGACCGACTTGCCGCGCAGTGCGGCTGCGACCGCTTTGACACACTCTACGGCCGCCTGCAGCGCGTTAAAATCAACGGCGAGCTGAAATGGATCTTGGAAATCTAA
- the cas6 gene encoding CRISPR system precrRNA processing endoribonuclease RAMP protein Cas6, whose product MKLPLQHMPLPLAALEFRLTAVDELEFRDFPGFTFRSVLGLALRSLCILKNSRMDCRPCPFNSNCPYGYLFETPKAAEKSLRFEAEKLPHPMVWSLSLSQAQTVRRGQSFSLFVTLIGRGVSFLPFYVYAVLKVCELGLGRTRAKIHLADIRDRFAEKRLYDPSTRCLIDQPVVLQLQDFDGEAQLTSARLKFITPVQIIHHNRPEFDLTAEILIRTLLRRLSLLAAQHAQAWSIDYSAIIQSFVAGIQSEDHRFQRLVFYPYSSRQQRRQVIKAVIGEVTLTGDLSPFLPLLRAGEYTHIGSDTSRGFGRYELTINSF is encoded by the coding sequence ATGAAGTTGCCTCTGCAGCATATGCCGTTGCCGCTCGCAGCGCTCGAATTCCGTCTGACCGCCGTCGATGAGCTCGAATTCCGTGACTTTCCAGGCTTTACCTTCCGCAGCGTTTTGGGATTGGCGCTGCGGTCGCTCTGCATCCTCAAAAACAGCCGGATGGATTGTCGACCGTGCCCCTTTAACAGCAACTGCCCCTACGGCTATCTCTTCGAAACCCCGAAAGCAGCCGAAAAGTCTCTCCGCTTCGAAGCCGAAAAACTCCCGCATCCGATGGTTTGGAGCCTTTCTTTGAGCCAAGCGCAAACCGTTCGAAGAGGACAATCTTTTTCTCTATTTGTAACCCTCATCGGCCGCGGCGTCTCTTTTCTACCGTTCTATGTGTACGCCGTTCTCAAAGTCTGCGAGTTGGGGCTCGGCCGCACTCGGGCAAAGATTCATCTTGCGGATATCCGCGACCGCTTTGCTGAAAAGCGACTCTATGATCCTTCAACCCGCTGTTTAATCGACCAACCCGTCGTACTGCAGCTGCAGGATTTTGACGGCGAGGCACAATTAACTTCAGCACGGCTAAAATTTATAACGCCGGTGCAAATCATCCATCATAACCGACCGGAATTTGATTTGACCGCCGAAATTCTGATCCGCACCCTGCTCCGCCGCTTGTCTCTGTTGGCGGCGCAGCACGCGCAGGCCTGGTCGATCGATTATTCGGCGATCATTCAATCTTTCGTCGCCGGCATACAGTCGGAAGACCATCGGTTTCAGCGTCTGGTCTTCTATCCTTACTCTTCCCGTCAGCAGCGCCGACAGGTCATCAAAGCGGTTATCGGCGAAGTGACCTTGACCGGCGATCTGTCCCCGTTTCTGCCCCTACTGCGGGCCGGCGAATATACGCACATCGGCAGCGACACCTCGCGGGGCTTTGGACGATATGAATTGACTATAAATTCTTTTTAA
- a CDS encoding DUF1887 family CARF protein — MATIMISLISEQTIPNFLLIKQMQNVDRHLFITTEQMEQQGKRQALISALGLSDDCFLEPLVVKKDDLEDIERCLQSVEFADDDRFIVNVTGGTKIMSLAVYNFFRERESEIYYIPIGKNLYWKIFPRVRQKLYPLAYRVNLTEYLTAYGIEITNPKNIHQLVRSAEETRRFFDFFVDMSDNERGLLNDLRKNREVAEKSMSELPELVELLQRSPFQPKDAEWKKLAKEEVRYLIGGWFEEYVYDLYRAYFDLKDPFIGCSIQIRKQEVNNELDIAFVYENALYVIECKTGIGSSQDKDIMEDAIYKLEALRREFGLQVFAYIFTLSRPGKERNQVKDKHYQRAEKLFGINIVDGETLQNPQALTKVLEKIKRKAESSSIF; from the coding sequence ATGGCAACCATCATGATCTCCTTGATCAGCGAACAGACCATCCCCAATTTTCTCCTTATCAAACAGATGCAGAACGTCGACCGACATCTTTTTATTACGACGGAACAAATGGAACAGCAGGGCAAAAGGCAGGCGCTGATATCGGCGTTGGGCCTCTCTGACGACTGTTTTCTCGAACCGCTGGTCGTCAAAAAAGACGACCTGGAGGACATTGAAAGATGCCTGCAAAGCGTCGAGTTTGCCGACGACGACCGCTTTATCGTCAACGTCACCGGCGGCACCAAAATCATGTCGCTGGCCGTCTATAATTTCTTCCGCGAACGAGAAAGTGAGATCTATTACATCCCCATCGGCAAAAACTTGTATTGGAAGATTTTTCCGCGCGTGCGGCAAAAGCTGTATCCGCTCGCTTATCGCGTCAACCTGACGGAATATTTGACCGCGTATGGAATAGAAATCACTAACCCCAAAAATATTCATCAACTCGTACGCTCGGCAGAGGAAACGCGCCGGTTTTTCGATTTTTTTGTGGATATGTCCGATAATGAACGCGGTCTTTTAAACGACCTGCGCAAAAACCGTGAAGTTGCCGAAAAGTCGATGAGCGAACTGCCCGAACTTGTCGAGCTATTGCAGCGTTCACCGTTTCAGCCTAAAGATGCCGAATGGAAAAAACTTGCCAAGGAAGAAGTCCGTTATCTCATCGGCGGCTGGTTCGAAGAATATGTTTATGACCTATACCGCGCATACTTTGATTTGAAAGATCCTTTTATAGGCTGCTCCATACAGATTCGCAAGCAGGAGGTCAATAACGAATTGGACATTGCCTTTGTCTATGAAAACGCTCTTTATGTGATCGAATGCAAGACCGGCATCGGCAGCAGTCAGGATAAAGACATTATGGAGGATGCCATTTATAAACTGGAAGCCCTGCGTCGCGAATTCGGTCTGCAGGTTTTTGCGTACATTTTTACGCTGTCGAGGCCTGGAAAGGAGAGAAATCAAGTCAAGGACAAACACTATCAGCGGGCAGAAAAGCTCTTTGGTATTAATATCGTCGACGGAGAAACGCTTCAGAATCCCCAAGCCCTGACGAAAGTGCTGGAGAAGATCAAAAGAAAAGCCGAAAGCTCGTCGATATTTTGA
- the csm5 gene encoding type III-A CRISPR-associated RAMP protein Csm5, with amino-acid sequence MTVKPEKKSFRLRTLTPVFVGSGEQVKPVAYYIDRENKKLHVLNFSKLMERLNKTQKDALLEYLESLMHAKKRDTEFSLNQFFENQNLLSADEQFIAKTRQYQLSFTHPPERLGFHACIKRIGHSPCIPGSEIKGAFRTAYLHYLLKNETKLFNEYQASLQELQKLMENSTDFNNRKIEKKFEKISEKLENSAFRGKNSDAKFDVLRFFQFQDTYAKPQYMRLEMTQSDLENPNTRVWLECIAPNAEITLYVTFFDIKEKYRGELGLQRFDDWSLDHFLTVCHERAKDVLEEESEFFKDKEEITALIENLKKENTPQTPFLRLGMGQGFLSTTINLLLAQKNEELYKNSIQQGLKKAWPNRYGKIRIGEFPKTRRVVIGADGRPTSLLGWVQIVPRQTASNA; translated from the coding sequence ATGACTGTCAAACCGGAGAAAAAATCTTTTAGGCTGCGCACTTTGACGCCGGTGTTTGTCGGCAGCGGCGAACAGGTCAAGCCGGTTGCCTATTATATCGACAGAGAGAATAAAAAGCTCCATGTTTTGAATTTCTCAAAGCTAATGGAAAGGCTGAATAAAACTCAAAAAGATGCGCTGCTGGAGTATCTGGAATCGTTGATGCACGCCAAGAAAAGGGATACCGAGTTCAGCCTCAACCAATTTTTCGAGAATCAGAACCTGCTGAGTGCCGACGAGCAGTTTATTGCCAAAACTCGTCAATACCAGCTCTCCTTTACCCACCCCCCGGAACGGTTGGGCTTTCACGCCTGCATTAAAAGGATAGGCCATTCGCCCTGCATCCCCGGTTCCGAAATCAAAGGCGCCTTCCGCACGGCATATCTGCATTACTTGTTAAAAAATGAGACTAAATTGTTTAACGAGTACCAAGCATCCCTGCAAGAGTTGCAAAAATTGATGGAAAACAGTACCGACTTTAACAATCGTAAAATTGAGAAAAAATTCGAAAAGATTTCTGAAAAGCTGGAAAACTCGGCCTTTCGGGGAAAAAATAGCGACGCCAAATTCGATGTGTTGCGTTTCTTTCAGTTTCAAGACACCTACGCCAAACCGCAATATATGCGCCTCGAGATGACGCAATCCGATCTCGAAAACCCCAATACGCGCGTCTGGCTGGAATGCATCGCTCCGAACGCCGAAATAACCCTTTATGTCACGTTCTTTGACATCAAGGAAAAATATCGCGGGGAATTGGGTTTGCAGCGGTTCGATGATTGGAGCTTGGATCATTTTTTGACGGTCTGCCATGAGCGCGCCAAAGACGTTTTGGAAGAAGAAAGTGAATTTTTCAAAGATAAGGAAGAGATAACTGCGCTTATCGAAAACCTGAAAAAGGAAAACACCCCGCAGACGCCGTTTCTGCGCCTCGGCATGGGTCAGGGCTTTTTGAGTACGACGATCAATCTGCTCTTGGCGCAAAAAAATGAGGAGCTTTATAAAAACTCCATTCAACAAGGCCTAAAAAAGGCCTGGCCGAATCGCTACGGCAAAATCCGGATCGGCGAGTTCCCCAAAACGCGGCGCGTCGTCATAGGCGCCGACGGCAGGCCGACCTCTCTGCTGGGCTGGGTGCAAATAGTACCGCGGCAAACCGCTTCCAACGCCTGA
- the cas2 gene encoding CRISPR-associated endonuclease Cas2: protein MFVVVSYDIVEDKKRNKLAKKMCGFGSRVQYSVFECIVNAAQYKRMKQEALKWIDPETDSLRLYILCGECREKIESYGRKRGIEEDGAVVV, encoded by the coding sequence ATGTTCGTCGTGGTTTCATACGACATTGTCGAAGATAAAAAGCGAAACAAATTGGCCAAAAAAATGTGCGGCTTTGGAAGCCGTGTGCAGTATTCGGTGTTTGAGTGTATAGTTAATGCGGCGCAGTACAAACGCATGAAGCAGGAGGCGCTGAAATGGATCGATCCGGAAACCGACTCTCTGCGGTTGTATATTCTTTGCGGCGAGTGTCGGGAAAAGATCGAAAGCTACGGCCGGAAGCGCGGCATCGAGGAGGACGGCGCGGTGGTGGTGTAG
- the cas1 gene encoding CRISPR-associated endonuclease Cas1: MNTLYVTEPGAVVRLSSHSLVVCKGKEKLAQMPLIRLDAVLLFGPVQITTQAMEALLEEGIEVAFLTSNGKLRGRLHALSAKNVFLRLAQYERVLDEEFSLQTAKAIVRAKLRHTEKLLQRYAARIDDEQIGQSLEAVGSACRRIERAQTIGSLMGVEGGAAAAYFRAFGRLLRGDFTFQERSRRPPKDPVNALLSLGYTLVFNELFALAAAHGLDPYLGFLHGAVYGRPSLALDLEKEFRAPVVDRFVLKLINRRILQPQHFTTGADGGVYLTAEGRSLFFSHYEKLLRGAAGERTELSLRDLLKRQVRRMASAIKNREPYEPFRWRP, from the coding sequence ATGAACACCCTTTATGTGACGGAACCCGGAGCCGTGGTACGGCTCTCCTCCCACTCCCTGGTGGTGTGCAAAGGCAAGGAAAAACTGGCGCAGATGCCGCTCATCCGCCTCGACGCAGTCCTGCTGTTCGGGCCCGTACAAATCACCACTCAGGCTATGGAAGCGCTGCTCGAAGAAGGCATCGAGGTCGCGTTTCTCACCTCAAACGGCAAGCTGCGCGGCCGCCTGCATGCGCTTTCAGCCAAAAACGTCTTTCTTCGCCTGGCCCAGTATGAACGGGTGCTGGACGAGGAATTCAGCCTGCAGACGGCCAAGGCCATTGTGCGCGCCAAGCTGAGGCATACGGAAAAACTGCTGCAGCGCTACGCCGCCCGCATCGACGACGAACAGATCGGCCAAAGCCTGGAGGCCGTCGGCTCTGCTTGTCGGCGCATCGAGCGCGCGCAGACGATCGGCAGCCTGATGGGCGTCGAAGGCGGCGCCGCCGCGGCTTATTTCCGCGCTTTCGGCCGCCTGCTGCGCGGCGATTTCACCTTTCAGGAGCGCTCGCGCCGGCCGCCCAAAGACCCGGTAAACGCCCTGCTCAGCCTCGGCTACACTCTGGTATTTAACGAACTGTTCGCCCTTGCCGCCGCGCACGGACTCGATCCCTACCTCGGCTTTCTGCACGGCGCCGTGTACGGCCGCCCCTCCCTGGCGCTCGATCTGGAAAAAGAGTTCCGCGCCCCGGTCGTCGACCGGTTCGTGCTCAAGCTCATCAACCGCCGCATCCTGCAGCCGCAGCACTTTACCACCGGCGCCGACGGCGGAGTATACCTGACCGCCGAGGGCCGCAGCCTGTTTTTCAGCCATTATGAAAAGCTGCTGCGGGGCGCGGCGGGAGAACGGACGGAGCTCTCGCTGCGCGACCTGCTGAAACGCCAGGTGCGGCGTATGGCGTCGGCCATAAAAAACCGCGAACCCTACGAACCCTTTCGCTGGAGGCCCTGA
- a CDS encoding DUF1593 domain-containing protein, whose amino-acid sequence MLRRLFIFCLVGLAAATAKERVIILTDIANEPDDKMSMVRLMLYANEFELEGLIATTSCWLRTDPKPSEILDVVNAYALVRENLLLHASGYPTAEYLKSLIKKGNSGYGMADVGDGKSSEGSRHIISVVDRNDPRPVWICIWGGANTLAQALWDVQRSRSAEETDRFVSKIRVYELAGQDDAGAWMTQTFPYLYFIRSVVQWQGISYRVDSNAWPESRGGDESVFSPEWVDENIQHHHGPLGALYPDAAYLHEGDTPTFLYLLPTGLSDPYQPSWGGWGGRFTAEPQINPRSKNPSGDDEAKYEDFWMFHEASDSWKWKNIAYHNVYCAVFRWRVDFQNDFAARMDWCVKPFDQANHNPIVVLDDDSTKNVLIRRVKPGERILLDASRTYDPDGDSLQFHWWIYPEPGTYPTKIYPGRADGPILDFFVPADAAGKTIHWVLTVQDAGDPPLYAYRRVVLQVEPYQEPVDLTPPKIIDAPNGPFVDYRLQVPILLTSDERAFLRFDYADKSFREMAFEFSEGQGGIRHRAWIPAEQGLNVTIYVRAKDLAGNETPNSLLISFFVDTLEQPITWKDLRYPNTWPKGPAPIGSGFEEIQTPVADVRTFYVRSTLRIEKVREIKQMKMRFRFKDGLVIYLNGHELRRLNMPDGAVDYHTEAVRPNNVGSTVTRYLYGQDLALLKEGDNQIAVEVHKAAGDQGLCWFDAEVAVDGKIVHPFGGEWYYYDQGQEPAALTLRDLLADVSQAAVPDVPEIAPNYPNPFNGSTVIRFTLPTASHVTISIYDILGRKVYLAADAVFAAGSHQVVWDGTDQNGASAAGGVYLYRVQTRYGSETGKMMLIR is encoded by the coding sequence ATGTTGAGGAGGCTTTTTATTTTTTGTCTCGTCGGACTTGCAGCAGCAACAGCCAAAGAGCGGGTAATCATCCTGACGGATATTGCCAACGAGCCCGATGACAAGATGTCGATGGTCCGGCTCATGCTCTATGCCAACGAATTCGAATTGGAAGGTTTGATCGCGACGACCAGCTGCTGGCTAAGGACCGATCCCAAACCGTCCGAGATCCTGGACGTGGTAAACGCCTATGCGCTGGTCAGAGAAAACCTGCTGCTCCATGCTTCCGGCTACCCAACGGCGGAATATCTGAAAAGCCTGATCAAAAAAGGCAACTCCGGCTACGGCATGGCGGATGTCGGGGACGGCAAAAGCTCGGAAGGATCGCGGCATATCATCTCGGTTGTCGACCGCAACGACCCTCGTCCCGTGTGGATTTGCATATGGGGAGGCGCCAACACGTTGGCGCAGGCGTTGTGGGACGTTCAGCGCAGCCGAAGCGCCGAGGAAACGGACCGCTTCGTCTCGAAAATCCGCGTCTATGAGTTGGCCGGCCAGGATGACGCCGGCGCATGGATGACGCAGACCTTTCCGTATCTGTATTTCATTCGCAGCGTGGTGCAATGGCAGGGCATTTCCTATCGCGTGGATTCCAACGCCTGGCCGGAATCCCGCGGCGGCGACGAAAGCGTGTTCAGCCCGGAATGGGTCGATGAAAATATCCAACATCATCACGGACCGCTCGGCGCCCTCTATCCCGACGCCGCCTATCTTCATGAGGGGGACACCCCCACTTTTCTCTATCTTTTGCCCACCGGTCTAAGCGATCCTTACCAGCCCTCCTGGGGAGGTTGGGGCGGCCGCTTTACCGCCGAACCGCAAATCAATCCCCGCTCGAAAAATCCGTCCGGCGACGATGAAGCCAAGTACGAAGATTTTTGGATGTTCCACGAAGCTTCAGACAGCTGGAAATGGAAAAATATTGCCTACCATAATGTTTACTGCGCCGTTTTTCGCTGGCGGGTCGATTTTCAAAACGATTTTGCCGCCCGCATGGATTGGTGCGTAAAGCCGTTCGATCAGGCCAATCATAATCCGATCGTCGTGCTCGACGACGATTCGACCAAAAACGTGCTCATCCGCAGAGTGAAGCCTGGCGAACGGATCCTGCTCGATGCTTCCCGAACCTATGATCCGGACGGAGATTCGCTGCAGTTTCACTGGTGGATCTATCCCGAACCAGGCACTTATCCGACGAAAATCTATCCGGGTAGGGCAGACGGGCCGATACTGGACTTTTTCGTACCCGCCGACGCCGCCGGCAAAACCATTCATTGGGTATTGACGGTCCAGGACGCCGGCGACCCGCCGCTCTACGCCTACCGCCGCGTCGTGCTGCAGGTCGAACCCTATCAGGAACCCGTCGATCTGACGCCGCCGAAAATCATCGACGCCCCGAACGGTCCGTTCGTCGATTATCGACTTCAGGTTCCCATTCTGCTTACCAGCGACGAGCGCGCTTTTTTGCGGTTCGACTATGCCGATAAATCTTTTCGGGAAATGGCTTTCGAGTTTTCGGAAGGACAGGGAGGCATCCGCCATCGTGCTTGGATCCCTGCCGAACAGGGCCTGAACGTGACGATCTATGTTCGCGCCAAAGACCTCGCCGGCAACGAAACGCCGAACTCGCTCCTTATCAGCTTTTTCGTCGATACGCTGGAGCAGCCCATCACCTGGAAGGATCTCCGCTATCCGAACACCTGGCCGAAAGGCCCGGCGCCGATCGGTAGCGGATTCGAAGAAATTCAGACCCCGGTCGCCGATGTCCGCACCTTTTACGTGCGTTCAACCCTGCGCATCGAAAAGGTTCGGGAGATCAAACAAATGAAAATGCGCTTTCGCTTCAAAGACGGACTGGTGATCTATTTGAACGGACATGAGCTGCGCCGCCTGAACATGCCGGACGGTGCCGTCGATTACCATACCGAGGCCGTACGACCGAACAACGTCGGCAGCACCGTGACGCGCTACCTCTACGGTCAGGACCTTGCTTTGCTGAAAGAGGGGGACAATCAAATCGCCGTAGAGGTGCACAAGGCTGCCGGGGATCAAGGCCTGTGCTGGTTCGATGCCGAAGTTGCCGTCGACGGCAAAATCGTTCACCCCTTTGGGGGCGAGTGGTACTATTACGACCAGGGGCAGGAGCCTGCCGCATTGACCTTGCGGGACCTATTAGCCGATGTTTCACAAGCGGCCGTCCCCGACGTGCCGGAGATCGCGCCGAACTATCCAAATCCCTTCAACGGCTCGACCGTCATCCGCTTCACGCTCCCGACCGCCTCGCATGTGACCATCTCGATCTATGATATTTTGGGACGCAAGGTTTATCTCGCTGCAGATGCGGTCTTTGCGGCCGGTTCCCATCAGGTGGTTTGGGACGGTACGGATCAAAACGGTGCTTCGGCAGCCGGCGGCGTTTATCTATACAGAGTGCAGACGCGCTACGGCTCGGAAACGGGCAAAATGATGTTGATTCGTTGA